A DNA window from Sulfitobacter noctilucicola contains the following coding sequences:
- the hmgA gene encoding homogentisate 1,2-dioxygenase has translation MNKQTLISGMQQASTSVGTLAGYMPGFGNDFETEALPDALPQGMNSPQKANYGLYGEQLSGTAFTAPSHQNERTWCYRIRPSVKHTHRFERIDLPYWKTAPHVQNDVTSLGQYRWDPVPHSDQDLTWLTGMRTMTTAGDVNTQVGMASHIYLVTKSMEDAYFYSADSELLVVPQEGRLRFCTELGIIDLEPKEIAILPRGLVYRVEVLEGPARGFVCENYGQKFELPGRGPIGANCMANPRDFKTPVAAYEDRDAPSTVTVKWCGQFHETKIGHSPLDVVAWHGNYAPCKYDLRTYCPVGAILFDHPDPSIFTVLTAPSGQEGTANIDFVLFRERWMVAEDTFRPPWYHKNVMSELMGNIYGQYDAKPKGFIPGGMSLHNMMLPHGPDRNAFEGASNADLKAEKLDNTMSFMFETRFPQHLTQFAAGEAPLQDDYIDCWADIEKKFDGTPGKK, from the coding sequence ATGAACAAACAGACTTTGATTTCAGGGATGCAGCAGGCATCGACTTCTGTTGGCACCCTTGCAGGATACATGCCCGGCTTTGGTAACGATTTCGAAACCGAAGCGTTGCCGGATGCCCTGCCCCAAGGCATGAACTCTCCGCAAAAGGCGAACTACGGGCTTTATGGCGAACAACTTTCAGGGACCGCGTTCACCGCACCCAGCCACCAGAACGAACGCACCTGGTGCTACCGTATCCGGCCGTCGGTAAAACATACCCACCGTTTTGAGCGGATCGATCTGCCCTACTGGAAAACCGCCCCGCATGTGCAGAACGATGTCACCTCGCTGGGCCAGTACCGCTGGGATCCGGTGCCGCACAGCGATCAGGATCTGACGTGGTTGACCGGCATGCGCACCATGACCACGGCAGGTGACGTGAACACGCAGGTCGGCATGGCCAGCCACATCTATCTGGTCACCAAAAGCATGGAAGACGCCTATTTCTATTCAGCCGATTCCGAACTGTTGGTGGTGCCGCAGGAAGGCCGTCTGCGGTTCTGCACCGAACTGGGCATTATCGACCTCGAACCGAAAGAGATTGCAATCCTTCCACGTGGTCTGGTCTACCGCGTCGAAGTTCTTGAGGGCCCGGCGCGGGGCTTTGTCTGCGAAAACTACGGCCAGAAATTTGAGCTGCCCGGTCGTGGCCCCATCGGGGCGAACTGCATGGCAAACCCGCGTGATTTCAAGACACCGGTGGCAGCATACGAAGACCGCGATGCGCCCTCAACGGTCACTGTGAAGTGGTGCGGGCAGTTTCATGAAACCAAGATCGGGCATTCACCATTAGATGTGGTCGCGTGGCACGGCAACTATGCGCCCTGCAAATATGACCTGCGGACCTATTGCCCGGTTGGAGCGATCCTGTTCGACCACCCCGATCCCTCCATCTTTACCGTGCTGACCGCACCATCGGGGCAGGAAGGTACTGCGAACATCGACTTTGTCCTATTCCGCGAACGCTGGATGGTGGCCGAGGATACGTTCCGCCCGCCATGGTACCACAAGAACGTCATGTCGGAATTGATGGGCAACATCTACGGCCAGTACGACGCTAAGCCCAAAGGGTTTATACCCGGCGGTATGTCGCTGCACAACATGATGCTGCCGCACGGTCCTGACCGGAACGCTTTTGAAGGCGCGTCCAATGCCGATCTCAAGGCCGAAAAGCTCGACAATACCATGAGCTTTATGTTCGAGACACGTTTCCCCCAGCACCTGACGCAGTTTGCCGCCGGTGAAGCACCACTGCAGGATGACTACATCGATTGCTGGGCGGATATCGAAAAGAAGTTTGACGGCACCCCCGGCAAGAAATGA
- a CDS encoding polysaccharide biosynthesis/export family protein → MFQILRFTILIVLSLTLTACNLPRGAALQSEIIKTSKSEEPQVAVYPITKDLLPRYAKWPSTGDVKHYSWIGKRRGPIGRVILPGDSVSIAVWDSSENSLLTAREQKVAQLQVSRVSTNGSIFLPYVGSINVGGMTEHNARQKIQDAFTSVSPSAQVQLSAAVGKRHSVDVVSGVNNPGSYPIEERDMTVLSALTLGGGAKESFENPQIRLLRRNDIYAISLGKLLRSPQLDTTLVSGDKIVVAEDERYFLALGATGKEEIITFPSDTVTAIDAVTLMGGLSDSRANIQGILILREYSARALRSDGVSGPANQRVVFTMDLSTADGLFSAGKFHINPKDVVYATESPVSNVRTVFGLIGSAFGVVATASSN, encoded by the coding sequence ATGTTCCAAATCCTGAGATTCACAATTCTAATCGTACTCAGCCTGACGTTGACGGCGTGTAACCTGCCGCGAGGCGCCGCGTTACAGTCAGAAATCATCAAAACGTCAAAGTCCGAAGAGCCGCAGGTTGCCGTCTATCCCATCACCAAAGATCTGCTGCCCCGCTATGCAAAATGGCCCAGCACCGGAGATGTGAAACACTATAGCTGGATCGGCAAGCGCCGCGGGCCGATTGGCCGCGTGATCCTTCCGGGTGATTCAGTTTCGATCGCGGTCTGGGACAGTTCTGAAAACTCGTTGCTTACAGCCAGAGAGCAGAAGGTCGCGCAGCTTCAGGTTTCCCGCGTGTCCACAAACGGCAGCATCTTCCTCCCCTACGTTGGCTCGATCAACGTCGGCGGTATGACCGAGCATAACGCACGTCAGAAAATCCAAGACGCGTTCACATCCGTTTCGCCATCTGCCCAAGTCCAATTAAGTGCCGCAGTAGGGAAACGTCATTCGGTTGATGTGGTGTCCGGTGTGAACAATCCTGGCTCTTACCCGATCGAAGAACGCGACATGACAGTACTGAGCGCATTGACGCTGGGCGGTGGTGCAAAGGAATCCTTCGAGAACCCCCAGATCAGGTTGTTGCGCCGCAATGACATCTACGCGATTTCGCTTGGCAAACTCCTCAGGTCCCCGCAACTGGATACGACCCTCGTAAGCGGTGACAAGATCGTCGTTGCAGAAGATGAGCGTTATTTTCTCGCACTCGGCGCGACAGGCAAAGAAGAGATTATTACCTTTCCAAGCGATACTGTAACGGCGATCGATGCGGTGACCCTTATGGGCGGTTTGTCTGATTCACGTGCCAACATCCAAGGTATTCTGATCCTTCGCGAATACTCCGCACGGGCCTTGCGCTCGGATGGTGTTAGCGGACCCGCGAACCAGAGGGTCGTGTTTACAATGGATTTGTCGACGGCGGACGGCCTGTTCAGCGCCGGTAAATTCCACATCAATCCAAAAGATGTCGTCTATGCTACCGAAAGCCCCGTCAGCAATGTGCGCACGGTATTCGGCCTGATCGGTTCTGCATTCGGTGTCGTCGCAACCGCGTCGAGCAACTGA
- a CDS encoding NAD-dependent epimerase/dehydratase family protein: MTPSADSKLTILVTGAGGFVGRHLCTSLAEGGHTVRRIVRSGAIADSDWLVEDLATKDIPDAAFEGVNMLVHLAASMPGDKDDPNGTKSAAMAQRVATSAKKQGVPRVVLLSSVAVRLLLEKKTRPRPYSVQKRDAEDAFLKSLGPLNKCVILRPPLIYGPGARGSFGLLLSLVRRGAPMPVGKADAPRCYLSVSNLCELIETLAQAPDAQWQAADRKTFEPHDGTPISTLDLVRQIANVTGRKARILNVTNNLLHPFGRLIGKADQIDAMFEPLVCDDIEKLHQAFGWMPHEHVPNSLSFLDDAE, translated from the coding sequence ATGACCCCGTCCGCAGACAGCAAGCTGACGATCCTTGTCACTGGCGCAGGTGGCTTTGTTGGTCGGCATCTGTGCACATCGCTTGCCGAAGGTGGACATACTGTCAGGCGGATTGTTCGCTCCGGTGCCATTGCCGACAGTGACTGGCTTGTGGAAGACCTCGCGACAAAAGATATCCCCGATGCTGCCTTTGAGGGCGTCAACATGCTGGTGCATCTGGCAGCAAGCATGCCGGGCGACAAGGATGATCCGAACGGAACCAAATCAGCAGCTATGGCACAGCGCGTGGCGACAAGCGCCAAAAAGCAAGGTGTGCCCCGTGTAGTTCTGCTCAGCTCAGTCGCGGTCCGTCTACTTCTGGAAAAGAAGACACGACCACGCCCTTATTCAGTTCAAAAACGTGACGCCGAAGACGCCTTTCTCAAAAGTTTGGGACCGCTCAACAAATGTGTTATCCTGCGCCCCCCTCTGATTTACGGCCCCGGTGCACGCGGAAGCTTCGGCTTGTTGTTGAGCCTCGTACGGCGTGGTGCCCCGATGCCTGTCGGAAAAGCAGATGCGCCGCGGTGCTACCTGTCCGTCTCAAACCTCTGCGAGCTTATCGAAACCTTGGCACAGGCACCGGATGCGCAATGGCAAGCGGCTGATCGCAAAACGTTCGAACCCCATGACGGAACACCAATTTCGACCCTTGATCTGGTCAGGCAAATTGCGAACGTGACCGGTCGGAAAGCAAGAATTCTCAACGTAACAAACAATTTGCTACATCCTTTTGGACGGTTGATAGGCAAAGCGGATCAGATCGACGCCATGTTCGAACCATTGGTTTGTGACGATATCGAAAAACTTCATCAAGCCTTCGGGTGGATGCCGCATGAACACGTACCAAACAGCTTGTCCTTTCTGGATGATGCGGAATAA
- the fahA gene encoding fumarylacetoacetase has product MTLMTSWVESANSASTDFPLNNLPYGVFSTNTLEARCGVAIGDMILDMAAVEEAGLVTLADEPVFDVPYWNDVMEMGTEAWDALRARLIELLTADAPEQAQVAQHLVPMSDARLEMPFAVSEYTDFYAGRHHATNVGTMFRGAENALPPNWLHIPIGYNGRASSVFVSGTDIRRPWGQLKGPNDEKPRFAPCARFDIELEMGAVVGTPSEGPITVAEADANIFGYVLLNDWSARDIQAWEYQPLGPFQAKATATTISPWIVTRAALEPFRCDTPDREFELLDHLKDVGPMLYNIDLEVTLAPEGKDASTIATTNYNEMYYSAAQQLAHHTTSGCAMQSGDLLGSGTISGPEKENFGSLLELSWGGKEPFTLDTGEERSFVEDGDTLTLKGGAQGDGYRIGFGTCTSKVLPALDDPYKR; this is encoded by the coding sequence ATGACACTGATGACCTCATGGGTAGAGAGCGCCAATTCAGCCTCTACCGACTTCCCACTCAACAACCTGCCCTATGGCGTTTTCTCGACCAATACGCTTGAGGCACGCTGTGGCGTGGCCATCGGTGACATGATCCTTGATATGGCGGCTGTCGAAGAGGCTGGCCTTGTTACCCTCGCGGATGAGCCGGTCTTTGACGTGCCCTATTGGAACGACGTCATGGAGATGGGGACCGAGGCGTGGGATGCATTGCGTGCGCGTCTCATCGAGCTTTTGACGGCTGACGCGCCTGAACAGGCACAGGTTGCACAACACCTCGTGCCAATGTCGGACGCTCGGCTTGAGATGCCGTTTGCCGTTTCCGAGTACACCGACTTTTACGCAGGCCGCCACCATGCGACAAACGTTGGCACGATGTTTCGCGGTGCCGAAAACGCGCTACCGCCGAACTGGCTCCACATTCCGATCGGCTACAACGGTCGCGCCTCTTCGGTATTTGTCTCCGGCACGGATATCCGCCGCCCTTGGGGCCAACTCAAAGGGCCAAACGATGAAAAACCCCGTTTTGCCCCGTGCGCCCGCTTTGACATCGAACTTGAAATGGGTGCTGTTGTGGGCACCCCTTCCGAGGGGCCGATCACGGTCGCAGAAGCAGACGCCAACATCTTTGGCTATGTACTGCTGAACGACTGGTCCGCACGCGACATTCAAGCGTGGGAATACCAGCCGCTCGGACCTTTTCAGGCCAAGGCAACTGCCACCACAATCAGCCCATGGATCGTGACCCGTGCAGCGCTCGAGCCGTTCCGCTGCGACACACCCGACCGCGAATTTGAACTGCTGGATCACCTCAAAGATGTGGGGCCGATGCTTTATAATATTGATCTCGAAGTCACGCTCGCGCCCGAAGGAAAGGACGCGTCGACTATCGCAACGACGAACTACAACGAGATGTATTATTCCGCCGCCCAGCAACTGGCGCATCACACAACATCCGGCTGTGCGATGCAGTCCGGCGATCTGCTTGGGTCGGGCACCATCTCCGGTCCGGAGAAAGAAAACTTTGGCTCTCTGCTTGAGCTCAGCTGGGGTGGCAAGGAACCCTTCACGCTCGACACAGGCGAGGAACGCAGCTTTGTCGAAGACGGTGACACG